In Lolium rigidum isolate FL_2022 chromosome 7, APGP_CSIRO_Lrig_0.1, whole genome shotgun sequence, the DNA window GAGTTCAAGAAGGTACTATCCTGCAAATAAATTCCTGTGATCTTTACTTCGATAAAATTACAACGCTAGCTAGATTCCATAGATCAGTGGCTAAGCTTGTACATTATTGCACTAGAATTAACTTGCCATACATAACTCAAGTTGTCCAGATGACTAGTAATAGTGTTTCATGTGGGCTTATCACTTCATATGCATCCTTTCATTTTCGGACCATGGCGTAGTCCATCCCTGCGATTTCGCTGAAATTGTTGTCCTCCTCAGAACGTCTTTGGAGAAATCACGTGGGAGTCAACTCGGGAGCTATGCAAGTTTCCTCGCATCGCGGTCTTTGGGTTCGCTGCAGATTTGGCATGCATCCTGCTAATTGTCGCTGGTATTCTGACAATGATCATGTCCCCACATGTGGAGAAATCAATATCTCACGGACAAAGGATTGGTTCCTTGATCGCGGATGTGGGGACATTTGGCCTCCATGCCGTAGCTTGCTTTGTTATCATTCCAGCTTTGGCATTTGATATCTGGAGGAAGGACCAGGCGGGCACAAAATTAGGACTCACGGTGGCGGATTGTTGAGGTATATACCTTCCCCTCTTCTTTGGCTTCTCGTATGTCTACGAgccatatgatcctctaaattaaTGAAACTTATTTTTTGTACTACATTATTAGCCTCCTAACAATGTTATCCCAAACCATTTTTTGGTGCATCCCAGTTATACCTACAAGAGAAATTGCTTTCTCGGCTATTGATAGATGCTAGCTTTACTAAGTATATTTAAATTTAGCACGGCTCTTCTTTGATGCCAGTCACAAATTTACCAACCAGATACTAATGGAGAGACCATCAACTGAAACCTAGTATGCACTATTTATGTTTAGTCATTCCCGTGATTAGGCTGATACGAATTTATCTATCAAAACCACTGTGAGTGGTAGGCCTCAAGAGGAGTGGGTTATTCATATGCTCTATTTTATCCGTTGTGTACCAATGTAAGGCTTTGTTTTGGTGAAGGTAGCAAATGGAAATTCTATTTGATTAATTCATGTAAGTAAACTATGATGGTAATGTATGAAACAGACCCTTCCGCTAATCCGTAGCTAGTATCTTCAACTTGTGTGTGGTGTTGTTCCATGTATTTTTCTTTTGTAGAAGTGCCTTCCAGAACTCATGTTGATGTTGTATACATAAATTATTTTTACGAGTTTTCAGTGTCCGTTTATTTCCCCAAAACGAGTTTCTCGAAGAGAAATTTGTTAGAAATACTTTTCATAGTTTATATATTTATTTGTCAATCATATTGGTCCCTGCACAATTTGTTTTTTTAAGAGTACTACTCTCAAGGAGGTCAATTGCACATCTGAAATTATATTTCATTCAATCAAGCTACAGGATGTCACTGGTTCCATATATTgaatttttcttcttcctctaatACCATTCTTTTGTGACCCGTGGAGTGTGAATTGTAATGCTTTGCTCTGCCCACTTGTTAGGATTGTGATCTCAAGATAGTTTCCATATGTGAGTCACTACCAATTAGGCTATCTTTTACCATTAAGTTTTCTATAATTCAGAGACTATTTTGAAAGTGCTACCATGTATTGAATTTGCATCTTTGAGGCACCCAGCCTTTCCAAATTAGATGTTATGCGGACCAACAAGAATTACATTTTACATTATGAGTTGCAATTGTTGTATTCTTCATCAGATTTGAGGCTCCACCTAACCCTTCCCACTCTTGATCTAAAGAACCCCCCTCACTAGTCTAGTTGCGATGGCATGGTAGTGACCCTTGCCATATTGGTATACTCGGTATTCTACATAGATCACTATATATAATGTATTATATTGGGTGTTTAATGTTGTTAACATCTGCACATCCTCACTCAAGTGCTATTTGATGCTGCTAGTCTAATGATTTTTTTTGCTTCTGTACAAACAGACCTAACCTTGAACTGAAGGTGTGAAGGAAGGCAATGCAGATAAAAGAGACTTCTCAATATTATGGCCGCCGACAATTACTGGATTATATTTACCAGTATTCGTGTATGTATATTAGTCCAATGTTAGTACTGCATACTCCATGTGCTAGGAGGACATTGTGTTCTTTCAATGTTAACTTGCTACTGAAAGGCTGAAATACATGATGAGGGGTAACACCCCTAGAGGACAATGCTTTTCCAAGCGAATAAAATTTGGCATGTTTTTGCATCATTGAGACACCCTACCTTCCCAAATTAGGTTGTTACTGACCTAACGTGGAATTGAACCCTTTCCAAATTATGCTTTTGTGCGGACCAACAAAGAAAAGTCATTATATTCTGAGTTGCATGGGCGGAGCTAGGATAATTCAAGGGTACGGATGAAACTCGCTATCCACGGGGGTAGCTGCGCACCCCTTCCGCGTATGACACATGTCTACTTGGTCAAACCCCATTACCCCATCCCGCCTATTACTGTAGCAGCTTAATCAGTAGTTAAACCGGATAGAAAAATCCCCCACCTAACCGGATCGGAATGACCAGAGGTCGTCTCCTACCTCCGCTTCCGACCACCAGTGGGGCGCCTCCCCTGCCAACCGAACCGGATCGGAACGCGTAGGACGCAGCTCCACCAGATAGCTCAAGCGCGCGCCGCCCGCCCCAGCAATCACCAGGTGCGTCGGCTGCCGCCAGGACCTTGCAGCGCCTCACTCCGCCGCCCACGCTATCCTCGCAGACGCCACCCAGCTCCGCTCCCAGCCGGCCGCCGCGCGCAGCGCCCCGCGGCACCACGTGATGGTTCGATCTCTCCCCTCCGCATGCTCCACGGCCTAAATCACGCGATTCATTCGGCCTGGACACCCATCGGGAGCCACCAGCGCTCCATCTCGCGGCTCGGGCCGGAGAGGATTAACTCCGGAACCGTCGGTGGAGCCAGCCCCGTCGCCCGCTCGACCTCACGCGCCTGCACAACGGCAGCGCTGTCGTCCGCCGTTGACTCGATTTGGAAAGTCCCAGCGTCTGTTCGAGCTCTGGTCGACGGCGGGGGGCTAAGTGAACAGCTGGCGACGCCATGGATCTGCGTTTGGCTACTCTTTTACGGGAAGCAAGGAGGGAGGGAGCAGCGTTCGCGCAGGACGGCGGCGTTGAGACTCGACGGCACACATGGACACCATCAAGCGGCTCTGCCATGACGACTCTGCCATCAAGCTGATCTTGCACCGGCAGCGGCGGTGGAGGCCGGCTTGGTGTGGAGTTCGTTGGGTCCGGCCGGCTTGGCGCGGATCTCGTTGGgttcggcttggcggtggaggccGGCTTGGCGCTGATTTTTCTCCGACGGCGGCAACGCTGATTGGGTCCGACGAGGATGGTGGAGGCCATGTTGTTGAGGAGCGGTCGGGAATCCAGCAGCTATTGGGTGAttagcttttttttttgggtAGAGACAGGGATTAGCTATTGGGATTCCTGTACACGATGTGGGACACGGTCAAAGCGCGACCTCAATGAGTGTGAATCTCAGCGCAGATCTAACGGCAGCGCACACGTGCGTAGCTACCCATGTGTGTAGCAAATGCACTCTCTTCAAGGGTATGCANNNNNNNNNNNNNNNNNNNNNNNNNNNNNNNNNNNNNNNNNNNNNNNNNNNNNNNNNNNNNNNNNNNNNNNNNNNNNNNNNNNNNNNNNNNNNNNNNNNNcgcatcacaccttcctcttggggttcccaacggacgtgtgccaactgcacgcatcagcaaTGCATGCCCAATAttttttgtgaaagtttttcagtATTTATGCCCATAGATACATGTATGTGTATGGTAGCCTCTTTTCAACGTGCAACATTCACTTTGGCCTGTCACGGGACTGCTATCGACCACACGATGTATTATAGAATCCAGTGCCTTGCCTCGTGTTGTCCCGAGTCCCGATGCAAGACTCTACTGCATGGAAGCCGACCGATACGCTAAAACAAGAAGTAAAGTAGGGTGTGTTCACTTGGTGAAACTTATGACGTCAAACCGTCGACGCATTGATGCATATTACTATACATGTTGCCGAAGCATGGGGATGACACTAATCTATATCTTCTTATTTTTAAATCTTCTCTCGCTGTCACTTGAGAATAGAGGATAAAATTACTTTGTTCTTAGCTTGTACACTCAATCTTATTTAACTAATAATTTTCATTGGTGAACGCTCAATCTAATTTAACCAACAATTTGCATTGGTGTAGTAGATAGTGACACTCAGAAACCAACAATTTGTATTGTTGTGTTATTTTTTTATAACTTTGCATATCGAATCTAAAAATCCCGGCTCCCACAGTGATGTCTAGCCTCTCTGACTTCTTCTTAATGTAATTGCAATCATCCTCCTCATCAACACTATCTTCGAAAAAGATGATCATcatattcacctatcacaaagtcAGAATGAACCATATGCCTTGAATCTGCTTCTGCTTCTTTGTCATCCAGATCAACACCACTGGCTTTCCTCTTGCTCATCCTAGTTCTACCAGCAACACAATCCTAATCAGCATAGGCAACTTGTATAGGGACTAGTTCTTCTTCAACTGCATTTACAACTTCACTTGCAGATTAAAACTGGTTCAAACATTGCATTTGGTTTGATAGGGCTAACGACTAGGGACAGATCGTTCAATAGAAGAAACTGTACAACATCGTCATCCCAGTTCATAGCACTGAAACTCTTATCATGACACAAATACAGAGAAATAAAGCTATGCCCAAATGACTAAAAGGTAACTATTTAATATGTGTCATATTGTTCATCGATAACTCTCAGACCATTCCTGCTAAGTGAGAGGCATTGGGATACAGTAATGAACTTTGATCCGTCCATGCATTTCATAACCTATCCCCTCAATAATGTCCTCTAGCACCAAAGGTGACCATGTTGCACTGTCAATATTATCATACCAAAATACATGCCCATTCACATTGCTCTATTAGTTCTAGTGCCTAGAAAATAGCCCCCATGATTTATCCCAATTGAACTGTTTGTAACCAAGAATTCACGCACAAAAACAGAAAGATGGTGGAATAAATCAGCGGCAATCAGATTCTAGTGAAATAATTGAAGCCTTCACCAGAGAACAAAGATGGTGGAATGAATCAGCGTCAATCTACGCAGAGTGTATAGACAAAATTACAAATATTGGAGAAGTCTCTTTTAAGCTCTGCCCTAGAGAAGCAAACCAGGTAGCCCATGAGTTAGCTAGGTATAGTTATTCCAATAAGATCTCTTGTAATTGGGACGATGATCCCCCTAGCTTCCTCCTTGATAGGCTCCTAAACGATGTAACCATTGAATGATTATCGGCAGCAAgtatcagacgcactcttttccttaccagggtacctaaggggactgaaaggtttttaatgagacggctTGCTAGCTtattatatatgtgtttaattaaaAAAAAAGAATTCACGCACAAAAACAGAAAGTTACTTTAAACCCTACCAAAAACCCTCAACCCAAAGCTAACGCCCAAATTAGACCACATTTGCACTCATATTCACGTTTAGAAAAGAGTATCATACACGGCCACGTCTCAACATCCTCTCATCATCATGCGCCGTTTCGGCCCGACAaatagttgggccggcccagtaatgACAGCCCACAACAGGGCGGCCCGTCGCGGAGACAAGGTGGGCCGCGATAAACCTCTGCAGGCACGCAAGGGCAGCTGGCTCGGCCAATATAAGGCGAGCCCTAAAACCCTGgccgccttctccttctccttctcccctCCTCGCGCGGCGCCTCCTTCTTtcctctccccgccgccgccagcccccTTCTCCGCCGCTTACCTTCCGAAGCAGGTACCaacccctcccgccgccgccgcctccgcgggCGCCCTTCCTTCCCGCGGTGTCTCGCCGGTCTCGTTCGTGTGGCTGACGCGCGCGCGCGTGCGTTCTTGGTTTCTGATAGGTGAGAAGAGGAGATGTTGGTGCTCTTCGAGACGCCCGCGGGGTTCGCCCTCTTCAAGGTGCTGGACGAGGGGAAGCTCAGCAAAGTCGAGGTGATTGCCGCCGCCACGTCTCTGTTTCTGTACTTGCCCCTGCGTGCGCGTGTGCTCGAGGTGTTTGTTCTGGTTCGTTGGCTAATAATGGTTTACCGTGGTTTTGGGTTGCAGGATCTGTGGAAGGATTTCGCCTCGTCGGACAAGGCGAGAAAGGTTGAACGATTCGAGCCCGTGCCTTGAGTTTCTGCTGTTAATATCGTTATATACTGCTGTTGTTCTATAATAATAATTATTAGTCGACCCCAAAACTTGTTATTGGAGGGGAAGAAAATGCAAACTCTTTAGGTGAAGGCAGGTTCTTGCCTTCTCAAATGCTAGCAGTGAGAGGAACTTCAGATTGCAAGTTTAACGTTTTTTTCCATGTTGATTATCACACACTTAGTTGAGTATATTGGCTGGCTGGACGGATCCCCTATCAGATGATTTGCATAGGCTTTATGATCACTACTTGGCAGCTAAATTAATGTGGGAGGCTTAGTTCACCCCCCTGTGATATTGTATATTTTGGCATGCTTTCTGTTTAGTGTGTGTAATGGTCCTCGTTGTTTCCCTGATATCATGGCTCACTTTCTGTAATGGATTTTACATCAGGTGGTTGAGCTCAAGGCTTTCAACAAGTTCGAGAACACTTCGGATGCTCTTTCAGCCGCTACTTTGCTGATTGATAGCAAGCCTAGCAAGGGCCTGCGCAAGTTCCTGACGAAGCACTGTGATGGGGAAACATTGGCTGTTGCCGATTCTAAGCTTGGCAACGCTATCAAGGAGAAGCTGGTGAGTTTTTTGGGCCTCAGCTGTTCAATTTGGTTAAAATGATCAGCAACACTGTATCGCTGACAATTTTTGGTGTTGTGGTTCTGCAGAAAATTGATTGCCTTCACAACAGTGCTGTCATGGAACTGATGAGAGGGCTCAGGAGTCAGCTCACTGAACTTATGTCTGGACTAGCTGAACATGATCTAGGTCCGATGAGCCTTGGGTTGTCCCACAGCTTGTCTAGGTATAAGCTCAAGTTCAGCCCTGAAAAGGTGAGCTTTCTACTGCTATCATTGCGATGCTTACTGAGACTACTCTTTTGTTCTCACTGTTCCAAACTATTCATTTTCTACTAGCATGTGTTCTTGTCAAGCTCTTCTTTTGAGAgctttttgttttgtgtttgctAATTGCAAGTGAAGAGAAAGTATACTTATGAATGTGCCAATTGTGTAGGTTGATACTATGATCATTCAGGCCATTGGCTTGTTGGATGATCTTGACAAGGAGCTTAACACCTATGCCATGAGGGTTCGTGAATGGTACGGCTGGCACTTCCCAGAGCTCACAAAAATTGTTGCAGATAATATCCATTACGCGAAAGCTGTCAAGTTGATGGGCAATCGTGTTAATGCAGTCAACCTCGATTTCTCAGAGGTAAATTGTCTACTCATGTCCAAACTTGTGTTTCGCGCGTTCCTAAAGTTTGGTAGTTAGTGATAGCGTCTGCCTTTTCAGATACTAGAAGAGGATGTTGAAGCGGAGCTGAAGGAGGCAGCTGTAATTTCCATGGGAACAGAGGTTAATGATCTTGACCTGTCAAACATCAGAGAGCTGTGTGATCAAGTCCTATCTCTTTCTGAGTACAGAGCCCAGCTCTATGACTATCTAAAAAGTAGGATGAATACCATTGCTCCCAACTTGACTGCACTTGTTGGTGAACTTGTTGGCGCTCGCCTCATTGCCCATGGTGGTAGTTTGATGAATCTGGCGAAGCAGCCTGGCAGCACTATTCAGATACTGGGGGCAGAGAAGGTGTGCTTCCGTGAATTTTAAATTGCTCTTTCTTCTTGATTGGCTGAACTTTGATGTTCTGGTAGTTGACTACTGTCAGCCTTTTGTTGTTGAAAATGGTTTGGTTTTTGCTGCAATTGTACATGAGCTTTACCACCAGGGACTTGAACAAGTTATTTGTCTGCAGGCCTTGTTCAGAGCTCTGAAGACAAAGCATGCTACACCAAAGTACGGTCTCATCTATCATGCATCATTAATTGGACAGGCGGCTCCGAAGCACAAGGGAAAGATCTCTCGGTCGCTTGCTGCTAAGACCGCACTGGCCATAAGATATGATGCCCTTGCTGATGGTGACGATAACTCCATGGGTCTTGAGAGCAGGATCAAGGTACATGTTACCGTGGTGTGGAAGCATGTTTTGGCACTGTACATGCGATACAGTTATTCACATTTCAATGTTTGAACAGCTTGAAACACGGCTTCGCGTCCTTGAGGGTAAGGAGTTAGGAAAGTCTGCGGGTTCCACTAAAGGAAAGCCCAAGATAGAAGCATATGAGAAGGACCGGAAGGGTGCTGGGGCTTTAATCACACCTGCTAAAGTAAGCTGTTTGTGACTTCTCTGTTTTTAAATGTAGATGTTTTGTTGAACCTTGTTTCTCTAACGGTACAACACATATTTCACTGAAAGATAACTATCAGGATGTCATACTTATTTGTCACTGTATTTATCAAAAGCCTGATAGGTATAATATTGCATATTTCTTGTAATGTCAAACAAAACTTGCTTTGGGTACTACGTAAGAGTCCATCTGATCAGTATATATTTTTAGAACTTGGAGTCCTACTTGGCAAGGAATATATTTTTTGTTATTCAACATTTAAGGCAGTTTTGTATGTCGCGCTAGTGATTATATTTTCCTGCATTATACTTGAACAGGTGGAGTTTTGGATTAACCTGACCTTTTTCTTTGTTTGTCATTGTCAGACTTACAACCCAGCAGCAGATCTAGTGCTCTCCACTGAAGCAACACCAAAGAAGTCAGAAGTGGCTTCAAAGAAGAGGAAACATGAAGAGGCAGAACCTACAAAGGAGACAGCTGCAGAGGATGGCGAGCAGGAGAAGGAGaagtcaaagaagaagaagaagaaatctaAGGACACCGAGGAGTCACCAGCAGCTGATGCCGACGGcggagagaagaaaaagaagaagaagagcaaggacAGCGAGGAGGTTCCTCCTTCAGCTGATGCGGAtggcgagaagaagaaaaagaagaagaaatctgACACGGAGGATGCCGCCCCCATGGAAACCGATGTATCTgccaagaaggagaagaagaaaaagaagaagcacgCTGATGAGTGAGTGGCACGGAAACATGGCCAAAATTTGTGGTGTAATGCTGTACTATCATCTGAAAGTTTTGAGTAGCGCCGATTTGAGACATCCTCCTATTCCTGTAGAATGGAATGTCACATTAGGACTAGCTGCAACGAAGCCTACTTTTCTGAACTTGCACGTACCTGGTAGTGATGGTAACAAGTGGAATGCTCAATCTTATGTTCGTCTTATCCATAAATTCTGCAATGTTCATTCTGTGAAGGTAGTAGGTGAGTGATGTATCAGTTTTTGCTATGTTCATCTGATATAAAATATGCTATCTATGTTTATCTGATATTATTGTTTCTGTTTGACTATCAAGTATGTAGATAAGTAGATTCATTATTGACTTGCTGTGTAGGATGAAAACTACACTCCCAAGTGGTCAATAATTTGCTGCACCTCTAATGTTAGTCTTTGGTTCACTGTCCTTGTTGATTATAAAATACTGTACTTCTAAGGCTGTGCTAACAGTCTAATGTATCTGTAACTAGCTGCCCTAATATTTTAAGATCAACATCCCAACCATCAAGAGATTGACCTGAAGAGAAAAGCTACTGGATCCTGTGGAGTCAAAAGGAGCATCACAGTATGGTTCTGGTAGATAACCTACCTAAAATTGTAAAATCCCATCTCTCAATCACAGCAGTTGCA includes these proteins:
- the LOC124675561 gene encoding probable nucleolar protein 5-2 yields the protein MLVLFETPAGFALFKVLDEGKLSKVEDLWKDFASSDKARKVVELKAFNKFENTSDALSAATLLIDSKPSKGLRKFLTKHCDGETLAVADSKLGNAIKEKLKIDCLHNSAVMELMRGLRSQLTELMSGLAEHDLGPMSLGLSHSLSRYKLKFSPEKVDTMIIQAIGLLDDLDKELNTYAMRVREWYGWHFPELTKIVADNIHYAKAVKLMGNRVNAVNLDFSEILEEDVEAELKEAAVISMGTEVNDLDLSNIRELCDQVLSLSEYRAQLYDYLKSRMNTIAPNLTALVGELVGARLIAHGGSLMNLAKQPGSTIQILGAEKALFRALKTKHATPKYGLIYHASLIGQAAPKHKGKISRSLAAKTALAIRYDALADGDDNSMGLESRIKLETRLRVLEGKELGKSAGSTKGKPKIEAYEKDRKGAGALITPAKTYNPAADLVLSTEATPKKSEVASKKRKHEEAEPTKETAAEDGEQEKEKSKKKKKKSKDTEESPAADADGGEKKKKKKSKDSEEVPPSADADGEKKKKKKKSDTEDAAPMETDVSAKKEKKKKKKHADE